The genomic window ttcttctcccttccagaCTATTTCCAATGAAGAGCCCCACAACCCCCGCCGACTCCTACAACCGCCACAACCACCACCGCCGAGACCGCCACAACCCCTCGGAACCCCACCAACAACCCCAACAGGAacaccacgcccacccccaccatgAGCACCGCCCGAGTCGATCCCAGAGTCCCCCTCAGGACTACCAACAGCTGATCCTTCACCAGCTGCGGTTCCTTCGGCTGCTCCTCCTGCTGGTGGTGCTCCATCAGGCGGGCGCCCTCGGCTGTCGCATCTCGGAGTTCACCTGCAGTAACTACGAGTGCGTGCCCACCGATGCCTACTGCGACGGGGTCCCTGACTGCGCCGACAGGAGTGACGAACCGAGGGACTGCTCGCGTGAGTATGGTGTTCATGTTTGGTGTTAGGATtaggattatgattattgttattattgctggttATTTGATTGTTACTGCTCGCGTGAGTATGATGTTTATGTCGTTGGCGTTATGATTaggattgtgattattgttattattgctgtttatttGATTGTTACTGATCGCGTGAGTATGATGTTTATGTCGTTggcgttatgattatgattatggttatcattgctgtttatttgattgttattatcattatcgttattggtattattattattattattattatcattattatcattattattattactatgatcattattggtagtattgttgctattattgtttattaccattggtattgttattactattactattattgtttttgttattattaatattgttagtattgttactattattgtttattataatttttattgttattattattactattattattactactgtagtatatcagaaagcaaagtggtaggcgtggcaaagttcattcatttataaaagattattatttcttatttgataGTAGAAGttagttatttatctttttcatataagtaagatttccaggaggctccaggttacaagaatttatcttgtatggtagtaaaaagaaaaaagatattaagtcaagatacgtatattttctttagaactcttctcaaatcagaaatatatattagtatttccccacacgcttacaataattgtcgtgggacaggacaggactcggacaacagtggaagcagtagttgccttgcctcgctccctctctctctctggcttgtcTTGGCGGAACGAGGGGTATATATACGGGAAATTCCCGCCACTTCCAAGACGGCGCGGACTTGTTTGCCTACTCTTTTGCATACTCGAATTGGCGGACTGCGTCTTGAGTACTGTTACGGCGCTTTTTGCTTGTCCTTGTTCACtacactactgttattattaacgctagtattattactattattatttattactattcttataattataattaaagttacatcactatcattattcacttttttttgtttcttttgcttcttcctttcttccttccttttatttctcctttccttctttttccttcttcctttttttaaacacCAAGGGACAGCCCTCGTGTGTGTTGattcatttttatccttactattgttattcctttCGACTttgctcctctcttttcttctttacttctctcttctcttatgcttttgttttttctcgtctctctttattctctctcgtgTTTCCCTCTTTTAACTGTtgatttttctcttcgtctttttcttattattaatatttgcctcatttctctccttttgtgcTTGTTTTCTTCTATGTAATATTTCTTCTAtatacatttttcctttcttcgctcTCATACTCATTTTCGTTCTTACTCCTGagtgttattatttcatttcattgttattattattattgttattattattattatcatgattattattattattattattattattattactattattattattattattattattattattattattatcattattattattattattattattattattattattattattattattattattatcgttattattattatcaatattattattattattattattatcatcatcattattatcattactactactatcattattattatcattattatttttattattaccttaccctcccttaccttaccttaccttatctctctctctctctctctctctctctctctctctctctctctctctctctctctctctctctctctctctctctctctctctctctctctctctctctccctctctctctctctgtaaagcgCTCATTTCTTGTCCAAGTTCTTTtaacatacacaatatacatcatcTCTTCTCCTGCAttacatccctcctcctttcaccctgtcctcattccctcattcttaatgtctctctctccctcatcatccacctttcatttttatcattctgtgcaatacatttttttttcttttttacaagtgGCAGCGTTTCTCTCACGAGGCAAGAGTATTCTACGTTCTAGGAAGTGCTTCAACATTTTCCGTTTTATTGTGTGTGGAGAAGAAAGTGCTGTGCAAGACTGGCTATTattgagagggaatgaaagaagggagagggagagggcgagggagaggatgaggtttagggaaaggaatagggagagggaatgaaagaagggagagggagagggagagggaaaggatgaggttgtgggaaaggaatagggagagggtgagggagagggagagggagagggagagagggaaaggtaaagagagagggaaagagagagggagagaatgaggtagagaggGTGATTCAGAAggtgagggatagagatagatagatagatagatagataaaaagagagagagaggtgggtgagacagacaaacagacagaaagacggagacacAGGAACACAATCTCCAGAAACCCCAAGGTACATATAAATAAGCGAGATCACAATTAAGCTCAACATTTTACGACAACGAACACAACAGTACTTGCCAATTGTGCTGTTTCGTCAGccggggagggaggtaagggaaggaagggagaggagagagggagggagggagggagggagggagggagggagggaagtaagggaaggaagggagaggagagagggagagaagggatggagggagggagggaaggaggtgaatggAAGTCCGGATGTGCGTGTGATATTTTTTCCTAAGagggaaaaggatttttttcttgttgtcgttgtttttttagttgttgtttttgttgttcgtcagggagtgtggggaaggggtCAGCTTGCCGAGTCACAACCGCTTCGAGATTCCTTTACATACagctgtttggtttgtttgtttggctggatGTTTATTTTCGTATAGATTAGGACACGATTGTACTTTATGTTATGCATCTGATTCatcttattcatctgtctatctatcattgcatctctctccctctctttatatacatacatatatatatatatatatatatatatatatatatatatatatatatatatatatatatatatacatatatatgtatatatacatacacacacgcacacacacatacacacacacacacacacacacacacacacattatatacatctacctacatacacatatatatattaattcatctattcatttattcattttcactgcccccccccccgccctgagagcctcctcctcctgctcctcgcaTC from Penaeus vannamei isolate JL-2024 chromosome 5, ASM4276789v1, whole genome shotgun sequence includes these protein-coding regions:
- the LOC113828911 gene encoding uncharacterized protein, with protein sequence MKEEGRHTRKNGHREEKDVHSSLEEDDKRLFPMKSPTTPADSYNRHNHHRRDRHNPSEPHQQPQQEHHAHPHHEHRPSRSQSPPQDYQQLILHQLRFLRLLLLLVVLHQAGALGCRISEFTCSNYECVPTDAYCDGVPDCADRSDEPRDCSREYGVHVWC